The following coding sequences lie in one Panicum virgatum strain AP13 chromosome 6N, P.virgatum_v5, whole genome shotgun sequence genomic window:
- the LOC120679768 gene encoding uncharacterized protein LOC120679768, with product MAFHLRSVSLPSKRFSNQAEVEAELQSLEASISSPSATIESTCDGLRRLGDVYSHIEEIIHFPSNQVCSIQQRKELDAEMESSLELMDLCNAMQESFADLKTTIQDLLVALRRGDDASTQAKVHTYTRLVKKAQKQFKKTSKKATSGECKLVKLMLKARLAAACLLELALCLVSKEVAMPKRSLVSKAFQKRSMVVCKEEQLQALECIMGDLEHGAELVFRRMIQSRVALLNILSS from the coding sequence ATGGCTTTCCATCTAAGATCAGTTAGCCTGCCATCAAAGAGGTTCTCCAATCAGGCTGAAGTTGAAGCTGAGCTGCAAAGCCTGGAGGCAAGCATCTCTTCCCCCTCTGCAACCATCGAGTCAACATGCGATGGTTTGAGGAGGCTTGGAGATGTCTACAGCCACATCGAGGAGATCATCCACTTTCCCAGCAACCAAGTTTGCTCCATTCAGCAAAGGAAGGAGTTGGATGCGGAAATGGAAAGTTCTCTCGAGCTAATGGATCTCTGCAACGCCATGCAAGAGAGCTTTGCTGATCTGAAGACAACCATCCAAGATCTGCTGGTGGCTCTCAGAAGGGGAGACGATGCAAGCACTCAGGCCAAGGTCCATACATACACCCGCTTGGTGAAGAAGGCACAGAAGCAATTCAAGAAGACTAGCAAGAAGGCTACCTCTGGCGAGTGCAAGCTGGTCAAGCTAATGCTCAAGGCAAGATTGGCCGCCGCCTGTCTTCTCGAGTTGGCATTGTGCCTTGTATCAAAGGAAGTGGCGATGCCCAAGAGGTCTCTTGTCTCGAAGGCATTCCAGAAGAGAAGCATGGTTGTTTGCAAGGAGGAGCAGTTGCAGGCATTAGAGTGCATCATGGGAGATCTTGAGCATGGAGCAGaacttgtgttcaggaggatgATCCAGAGCAGAGTTGCCCTCCTAAACATCCTTAGCTCATAG